In Gimesia panareensis, the genomic window AGCACTGCAGGAGAGATATAAAACTGAATAAATCCGTGTGGCCCGTTTTATCGACTCAGACTAGGGATTGATCTGGCCGGGGAACGGCTGGGGGCTTTTCACATGGTAGCGGGCATATTCGTACCGACGGTACGGGCCTGGCTGATACTGGTTGTTACAGTGCTTGCCCCGATACTGGTGATACGAGTAGAGCGGCCAGGGATAAGTACTGCCAACGGCCTGTTTTCCCTTGCCGGTTTCCTGACACAGTTCACAGAACGAGAGAAACAATCGCCCGCCGCCTGCCTGCGCGATCTGGACGGCCTGACCGGTTCCCCAAATCCCCAGTAAGACGGCAGAAACAAATAACTTTTTCCGGACTCCGTTCATCATTAACCCCATCCGTTGGACTGTATGTTGCCAGGATAACTGCAATAGACGTCATACTACTCATCGGATCAGGAACGCGGACGAGATGAGAGCGTGCAGCCGGGATCGAATGCCGAGCGGATTTCCCACTCCCGTTTTACGGGTGAGTCCAGTTATAACGGTTATTCCAGACGCTCAGGCCAGGCCGCGGGCCTGTTTTTTGAAGGCGATGATGTCGTCCAGGATCGCATCCAGTTTCACACTGGGTTTGCGTCCCAGCGTCTGCTCCAGCCGACCCAGATCGGGAATGCGGCGACGGACATCTTCAAAGTCCTCATTGTAGGCCTTGTTATAAGGCAGGTAGTCGATTTTGACCTCCGGATTCACCTTAGCGATGATCGCTTCGGCCAGACCTTTGATCGAAACCGGCTCATCACCGCCGACGTTGTAAACCTGTCCGGAGGCAGAATCCAGATTGGTCAGATCGACCACACAGTCCACGATTTCTGAAACGTGCCCGAAACAGCGGATCTGCGATCCGTCGTCAAACACAACCACCGGACCGCCGTCCAGCGCCTGATCGATGAAGCGGGGAATCACCATCCCGTACTGTCCCACCTGTCGGGGTCCGACCACATTAAAGAAGCGACCGATCCGCACATCCAGACCATATTTCTGGTGATAGGCCAGCGCCAGAAATTCATCGATGGCTTTCGAAGCCCCATACGCCCAGCGGGGCCGCGTCGTCGGGCCGAACTGCAGATCGTCTTCTTCAGTCCAGCGTTCTTTGGGATTTTTGCCGTAGACTTCGCTGGTGGATGCCAGGAAAAATTTCTGTCCCCCCTGCACTGCGTGCCTGAGCAACACTTCGGTCGGATAAATATTGGTCTCAATCGTCCGCACGGGATTATCGGCGACCAGTTTCACACCCACGGCCGCCGCCATGTGATAAATCGTATCGACCCCCTGTACCATTTCTGCCATCAGCACAGGGTCGGTGATCGACCCGGTCCGGAAGGTAAATTGAGGGTGATCGATAATCGCATCGAGGTTCTTCAGGAACCCGGTCGAGAGATCATCCACGGCTGTAACCTGTTGTCCCTGCTTAATTAATTGTTCACAGAGATGACTGCCAATAAAGCCGGCCCCACCGGTAACGAGGCAATGAGACATAACGAAATTCTTTCTCGAGATAAGGAAAAAACCGCAGAACGGATAAATTCGGGCCAATGTCAGCGAAGGCTTAAAACAGTTTACACGCTACAGTTGCATTTCGCCACGAACCTGCCATAATACGGGCGTGTCACTAAGAATGACGCAACAAAAACATCGGATTTTCCGATGTATATTGAAAATCCGGGCGATTAGCTCAGTTGGCTAGAGCATCTCGTTTACACCGAGAGGGTCGGGGGTTCGAGTCCCTCATCGCCCATTTTCTTTTCCCGTGTACAGTCGTAAGGCCCCGCATTTGCTAGTATAGCAGTGTCGGGGCTTTTTTTGTGTTCACTATGCTTGCGGGGCTGATCTGGTGTACTCGGGGGTGTACTGCACGCAGGAATGCAGCGCTCTTGAGAAGCCTTTTCGTAATGCTCATCAGTGATCTGCAGATAGTGCTTCATCGCTACTGGGACACTGTTTCCAAGCCATTCACAGACAACGTGAGTGGGGTAATCGTTACAGAGTTCTGTCTCCCGGCTGGCTCGCATGTTCTGGAACAGCTTAGGCCACTGTTTCAGGCCAGCACGCTTGATAATCTTCTGAAATGTCGTCCGTAAATTCTGTTTCTGATCACGATAACGAGTAATCACATACTCTGATTTCTCCCCGTTCAACTGGAAACAGTCCTCCAGGTATGGCACCAGTTCAGGAAAAAGGGGAATGACCCTGGAATCCTTCCCGGCATGGTGTTCTGTTTTGGGGCTTGTTACTAATATTCTGCCAGTCTCATGATTGATGTCTGACCATTTCAGCAACAGCACTTCTGAGGGGCACCTCAGGCCACCGTAACGGCTCAAGGCAATGATCATTCGCCAGTCGGCATCTGGGGCTGAATCAAGCAGCTTCTTAGCGTCTGCCTGTGTGATGAAGTGTTCCCGGGATTTATTAGCCTGCACCGATGCTGCCAGCTCTGCAAACGGATTAGAGGGGATCAGCTTCTTTTTGACTGCATGTTTGAAAAACTGTTTCGCAATCCCTGAACGTCGTCTGATTGTATTCGGGGAGAGCTTTTCCTCTTTCAGATACAGGCACCATTCATCGGCATCGGCTTCTGTAATATCTCCCAGCCTGGTATCACTCCCGAAAAAATCTTTCAGATTGCGGATCGTATGACCATAGACTGTCTGAGTTGCATTTTTCACGTCCGTCCTCAATTCAGTGTATCCTGTGAGGAAATCGCCCAGAGTGGTAGTAAGCGCGGGAGAGATCAGATCGACCTTAGCAAGTTTATCCATCATCTTTGAATCGAGACTTTCCAACCATTGCTGTGTCTCTGTATCGAGTGGCTGTTTCGTCATGCTGGCTGTTACCAGTCGCTCTATCTTCAGTTTGAACGCCTCTGCTGCCTGTTTCGCCATCTTTCCGAGTCGGACAGTACGCCGCCTGCCGTTGGAGTCAATAAACTGTAATGTTTTCCGTTTCCCTGGATTGTTCGTAATACTCGCCACTGTCTCAATTCCCCTTTATCATTCCCCGTTTCCGAGTGGTATTAGTCACCCTGCTTCTCCACCGCGATACAGGGCATTCTGTACAATTCTGAATGGTCTCTTATTTTTCCAGATTTGACAGGTACTTATTGAGTGACCGAACGCAGACGACGTTTTTCCCGTCTGGATGCTTGCCATGACGGAACCGATTCTTTTTTGCGTAACGCTCAATGGATCGTTTGCAAATCCCAGCCGGTCAGATGCTTTTTCGAAATCGATAACACCATCACAGCCGAAAACATATCCATGCTTTTTGTTTGCTCCTGTCAATTCTTCCTGAGGTCTCATTTTCGTTCTCCCATTTGTGAATGTATAAGCAGTCGGACTGTCCGAGTGTCTGACCATTCTCCAATATGGGAATCAGATTTTCACGTAGTTTTTCCTCTTACTGGGAAGAATCCCCCGAAGCGTCATTATGTCGCTTCGGGGAAAACATGTTCGCTTACTTCGCTACCTGGTTGACGGCTGGACTGTTCATCTCCCGCAGTTCCAAACCATGGCGTTTCAATAGATCGTCAGCCGTCCTATTTAATTGTG contains:
- a CDS encoding NAD-dependent epimerase/dehydratase family protein, with the protein product MSHCLVTGGAGFIGSHLCEQLIKQGQQVTAVDDLSTGFLKNLDAIIDHPQFTFRTGSITDPVLMAEMVQGVDTIYHMAAAVGVKLVADNPVRTIETNIYPTEVLLRHAVQGGQKFFLASTSEVYGKNPKERWTEEDDLQFGPTTRPRWAYGASKAIDEFLALAYHQKYGLDVRIGRFFNVVGPRQVGQYGMVIPRFIDQALDGGPVVVFDDGSQIRCFGHVSEIVDCVVDLTNLDSASGQVYNVGGDEPVSIKGLAEAIIAKVNPEVKIDYLPYNKAYNEDFEDVRRRIPDLGRLEQTLGRKPSVKLDAILDDIIAFKKQARGLA
- a CDS encoding tyrosine-type recombinase/integrase, with the translated sequence MAKQAAEAFKLKIERLVTASMTKQPLDTETQQWLESLDSKMMDKLAKVDLISPALTTTLGDFLTGYTELRTDVKNATQTVYGHTIRNLKDFFGSDTRLGDITEADADEWCLYLKEEKLSPNTIRRRSGIAKQFFKHAVKKKLIPSNPFAELAASVQANKSREHFITQADAKKLLDSAPDADWRMIIALSRYGGLRCPSEVLLLKWSDINHETGRILVTSPKTEHHAGKDSRVIPLFPELVPYLEDCFQLNGEKSEYVITRYRDQKQNLRTTFQKIIKRAGLKQWPKLFQNMRASRETELCNDYPTHVVCEWLGNSVPVAMKHYLQITDEHYEKASQERCIPACSTPPSTPDQPRKHSEHKKSPDTAILANAGPYDCTREKKMGDEGLEPPTLSV